A genomic window from Glycine soja cultivar W05 chromosome 10, ASM419377v2, whole genome shotgun sequence includes:
- the LOC114372084 gene encoding pto-interacting protein 1-like yields MSCFSCCEEDDLHKAAESGGPYVVKNPAGNDGNYLASETAKQGTQPVKPQPIEVPNISADELKEVTDNFGQDALIGEGSYGRVYYGVLKSELAAAIKKLDASKQPDEEFLAQVSMVSRLKHENFVQLLGYCIDGSSRILAYEFASNGSLHDILHGRKGVKGAQPGPVLTWAQRVKIAVGAARGLEYLHEKADPHIIHRDIKSSNVLIFDDDVAKIADFDLSNQAPDMAARLHSTRVLGTFGYHAPEYAMTGQLNAKSDVYSFGVVLLELLTGRKPVDHTLPRGQQSLVTWATPKLSEDKVRQCVDTRLGGEYPPKAVAKMAAVAALCVQYEADFRPNMSIVVKALQPLLTARPGPAGEIPN; encoded by the exons ATGAGTTGTTTCAGCTGTTGCGAAGAGGATGACCTCCACAAGGCTGCTGAAAGTGGAGGACCATACGTCGTAAAAAATCCAGCAG GAAATGATGGAAATTATCTTGCTTCTGAAACTGCAAAGCAGGGCACTCAGCCTGTTAAACCTCAGCCCATTGAAGTTCCTAATATATCAGCAGATGAACTGAAAGAAGTTACAGATAACTTTGGTCAAGATGCTCTGATTGGAGAGGGATCCTATGGAAGAGTATATTATGGTGTTCTTAAAAGTGAGCTGGCTGCAGCAATCAAGAAGTTGGATGCCAGTAAACAGCCTGATGAGGAATTTTTAGCCCAG gtttcaaTGGTATCAAGGTTGAAGCATGAAAATTTTGTTCAGTTGCTTGGATATTGCATTGATGGAAGCTCCCGTATTCTTGCTTATGAGTTTGCATCTAATGGGTCTCTTCATGATATTTTACACG GCAGAAAAGGTGTTAAAGGAGCACAGCCTGGCCCAGTTTTGACATGGGCACAAAGAGTAAAAATTGCCGTAGGGGCGGCAAGAGGACTTGAATACTTGCATGAGAAGGCTGATCCGCACATTATCCACCGGGACATCAAGTCAAGCAATGTGCTAATCTTTGATGATGATGTTGCTAAAATTGCAGATTTTGATTTATCAAATCAGGCTCCTGACATGGCTGCACGTCTTCATTCTACTCGTGTCCTTGGAACCTTTGGTTATCATGCTCCAGA ATATGCAATGACTGGACAATTGAATGCTAAGAGTGATGTATACAGTTTTGGCGTTGTTCTTCTGGAACTTCTGACTGGAAGGAAACCTGTTGATCATACACTACCACGTGGACAGCAGAGTCTGGTTACTTGG GCTACACCAAAACTCAGTGAGGATAAAGTCAGGCAGTGTGTTGATACAAGACTAGGAGGAGAATACCCACCCAAAGCTGTTGCTAAG ATGGCTGCTGTTGCTGCACTGTGTGTGCAATATGAAGCTGATTTCAGACCAAACATGAGCATTGTAGTCAAAGCTCTTCAACCTTTGTTGACTGCACGACCTGGACCTGCCGGTGAAATACCCAATTAA
- the LOC114372083 gene encoding pectinesterase-like, which produces MVNGKILASGVSLILVVGVAIGVVVVVNRKGTSNPEVEAQQKSVKAMCEGTDDPKLCHDTLITVNSTNSSDPKAYIAAGVEATVKSVIQALNMSDRLKVEHGDKDPGIKMALDDCKDLIEFALDSIESSANLVNNHNIQALHDQSPDFRNWLSAIISYQQSCMDGFNNETNGEQEIKEQLHTGSLDQMGKLTGIVLDIVTNLSKILQSFDLKLDLNPASRRLLELDAEGYPTWFSAADRRLLAKMNQGGAPPPNAVVALDGSGQFKSVKQAIDSYPKNFKGRFIIYVKAGIYNEYITIPKKSENILIYGDGPTKSIITGNKNFIDGVKTMQTATFANTAPGFIAKSIAFENTAGAKKHQAVAFRNQGDMSAMFDCAMHGYQDTLYTQANRQFYRNCEISGTIDFIFGAAPTLIQNSRIIVRKPEANQFNTVTADGTKQKNMATGIVLQNCEILPEQALFPTRFQTKSYLGRPWKDFARTVVMESNIGDFIQPEGWTPWSGNLFLDTLYYAEYANVGPGSNVQGRVKWKGYHPNINKNEAEQFTAGQFLRGGPSGNADDWLKATGVPYTIGFTKP; this is translated from the exons atggtgaATGGAAAAATACTTGCATCTGGTGTTTCCCTAATCCTTGTGGTGGGTGTTGCCATCGGTGTTGTGGTTGTTGTTAACAGAAAGGGCACATCCAATCCTGAAGTAGAAGCTCAACAGAAATCCGTGAAGGCAATGTGTGAAGGCACCGATGACCCTAAGCTTTGTCACGATACTCTTATTACCGTGAACAGCACGAATTCCTCAGATCCAAAGGCATACATAGCTGCTGGAGTGGAAGCAACGGTGAAAAGCGTGATCCAAGCATTGAACATGAGTGATAGGCTCAAAGTGGAACATGGAGACAAAGATCCTGGCATCAAAATGGCCCTTGATGATTGCAAGGACTTAATCGAATTCGCCTTGGACAGCATCGAGTCCTCGGCTAATTTGGTTAACAATCACAACATTCAAGCGCTGCATGACCAATCTCCTGACTTCAGGAACTGGTTGAGTGCAATTATCTCGTACCAGCAATCATGCATGGACGGCTTCAACAACGAGACCAACGGTGAGCAGGAAATTAAGGAACAACTGCACACAGGAAGTTTGGACCAAATGGGGAAGCTCACTGGCATAGTCCTAGACATTGTCACTAACTTATCCAAAATCCTTCAGAGTTTTGACCTCAAGTTGGATTTGAACCCGGCTTCTCGTCGTCTTCTCGAGCTTGATGCTGAAGGGTACCCTACGTGGTTCTCTGCTGCAGATCGCAGGCTACTTGCTAAGATGAACCAAGGAGGTGCACCCCCACCCAATGCAGTGGTTGCCCTAGATGGTAGTGGTCAATTTAAATCCGTTAAGCAAGCTATTGACTCCTACCCTAAGAATTTCAAAGGCAGATTCATTATTTATGTTAAAGCTGGGATTTATAACGAGTATATCACTATCCCTAAGAAGTCAGAGAATATTTTGATTTATGGTGATGGCCCTACAAAATCCATTATTACTGGTAACAAAAACTTTATAGATGGCGTCAAGACAATGCAAACTGCCACCTTTG CCAATACTGCACCTGGATTCATTGCCAAGTCAATAGCATTCGAGAACACAGCGGGTGCAAAGAAGCACCAAGCAGTGGCATTCAGAAACCAAGGAGACATGTCGGCCATGTTCGACTGTGCCATGCACGGTTACCAAGACACATTGTACACCCAGGCCAACCGTCAATTCTACCGCAACTGCGAAATCTCGGGCACCATAGACTTCATCTTCGGAGCAGCTCCAACTCTGATCCAGAACTCGAGAATCATAGTAAGGAAGCCAGAAGCTAACCAATTCAACACGGTGACCGCAGATGGAACCAAGCAGAAGAACATGGCCACAGGAATCGTGCTCCAGAACTGCGAGATACTGCCGGAGCAAGCTCTGTTCCCTACAAGGTTCCAAACGAAATCCTACTTGGGGAGGCCGTGGAAGGACTTCGCAAGAACAGTAGTTATGGAATCCAACATTGGCGACTTTATTCAGCCAGAGGGGTGGACCCCTTGGAGTGGGAACTTGTTTCTTGACACGTTGTACTATGCTGAGTATGCTAACGTTGGACCTGGTTCCAACGTTCAAGGAAGGGTTAAGTGGAAGGGTTACCATCCCAATATTAATAAGAACGAAGCTGAGCAATTCACTGCTGGCCAATTCCTCAGAGGTGGACCTTCTGGAAATGCCGATGATTGGTTGAAGGCTACTGGCGTTCCTTATACCATTGGTTTCACCAAACCTTGA